One Rhinoderma darwinii isolate aRhiDar2 chromosome 6, aRhiDar2.hap1, whole genome shotgun sequence DNA window includes the following coding sequences:
- the LOC142656494 gene encoding chemerin-like receptor 1, whose product MYQELLENTCYAAWDLYSSPELWALGSSASDPTVLQYFSFILSIVTCIIGFAGNIIVIFVTGFLMKKNKSKIWFLNLALADLAFLLFLPLHAVSTIRGQWPYGSTVCKFYNFLTVVNMYASIYILTALNIDRALSVAKPIWHLRFHSRRFCCCMCAVIWVSAAICSIPAFVFSDVHRDFVREQCILSFSKVCSQPSSDCELENYINFTAFFPRERCKNISDYFEISNKMELAAIWREELFETINHVVSIAMVGYCIPMGVILLSNIVIAFHVKTSKMAALSRLYRVVIVAIMSFFCTRTPLVLIHIIFAVSFYTMHFTVLYKLYIFVPLLFSVSATNSFLNPVVYVLVGKEVRKEIMKFLGKRRRRQIDI is encoded by the coding sequence ATGTACCAGGAACTACTTGAAAATACGTGTTATGCCGCCTGGGACTTATACAGTTCCCCAGAGCTATGGGCGTTAGGGTCTAGCGCCAGCGACCCCACGGTTCTCCAGTACTTCAGCTTCATTCTGTCCATTGTCACATGTATCATCGGATTTGCCGGCAACATTATTGTCATCTTTGTCACTGGATTCTTAATGAAGAAGAACAAGTCTAAAATTTGGTTCCTGAACTTGGCTCTAGCCGACTTGGCCTTTCTTCTCTTTCTACCACTTCATGCCGTGTCTACAATAAGAGGACAATGGCCGTACGGCTCCACTGTGTGCAAATTCTACAACTTCCTTACCGTAGTTAATATGTATGCCAGTATTTACATCCTCACTGCGCTAAATATTGATCGCGCCTTGTCTGTCGCTAAACCCATATGGCACCTAAGGTTTCATTCCCGGAGATTTTGCTGCTGTATGTGCGCAGTTATCTGGGTATCGGCGGCCATATGTAGTATTCCAGCATTCGTCTTCAGTGATGTACATCGAGATTTCGTACGAGAACAATGCATCCTGTCCTTCAGTAAGGTTTGTTCGCAACCATCTAGTGACTGTGAGCTAGAAAATTATATCAATTTTACTGCTTTTTTTCCACGGGAAAGATGTAAGAATATCTCTGACTATTTCGAAATATCCAATAAAATGGAATTGGCTGCAATATGGAGGGAAGAACTTTTTGAAACAATAAACCATGTAGTGTCAATTGCAATGGTTGGTTATTGCATCCCAATGGGTGTTATCCTATTGTCCAATATCGTCATTGCGTTTCATGTGAAGACATCTAAGATGGCGGCACTCTCCAGACTGTACAGAGTGGTCATTGTCGCCATTATGAGCTTTTTCTGTACCAGGACACCACTTGTTTTAATACATATTATTTTCGCAGTGTCATTTTACACTATGCATTTCACTGTGTTGTATAAACTCTATATTTTTGTTCCGCTGTTATTCAGCGTATCCGCTACTAACAGTTTCCTAAATCCAGTGGTGTATGTGCTGGTAGGAAAGGAAGTAAGAAAGGAAATAATGAAATTTTTAGGAAAACGTAGACGTAGACAAATAGACATTTGA